A genome region from Paludisphaera rhizosphaerae includes the following:
- a CDS encoding B12-binding domain-containing radical SAM protein has product MSTTAVIDRPSTTTPRHPLGNNARVLLTSVCGPYAQDDEYGSRALNPMELYHNQVTRVQGPFSLRMFHRSWGLMLIQANLSAPCTVLDFPTWERFEEEIRENDYDVIGISSIILNQRKVRVMCEMIRRHRPNATIVVGGHIANVPDLADRIDADHIVRGDGVSWFRRFLDDQVDEPLRHPLINSGIGTRCMGVTAEGKPGDVAATLIPSVGCPLGCNFCSTSAMFGGKGKYVDFYKTGDELFDVMHQLSDAMKIRSFFIMDENFLLHRPRALRVLELMEKHRKPWSLYVFSSANALKKYTMDELVRIGVSWLWMGLEGEESSYKKLSHIDPLALVRELQSHGIRILGSSIIGLENHAPEVMDDVIAHAVRYRTDFHQFMLYTPIPGTPLYAELAAAGRILPDDECNPADVHGQSVFNYRHPSLPPGTEGDWMIRAFTRDFEENGPSVIRIAETLLAGWRRHHAHPDPRVRDRVAWESQGLPTQYTAMVAAARLYFRDRPALREKTTRLLAELVRTFGWKARLAATLGGRYLHWTSHREADRLSQGWTYEPPTFYEANEAAAAQPRRRPAERCQSVECRVISQQAPRAAGTTPAGDA; this is encoded by the coding sequence ATGAGCACGACCGCCGTGATCGACCGCCCCTCCACGACCACTCCCCGTCATCCGCTGGGGAACAACGCCCGAGTCCTGCTGACCAGCGTCTGCGGACCCTACGCCCAGGACGACGAGTACGGCAGCCGCGCGCTCAATCCGATGGAGCTTTACCACAACCAGGTCACGCGCGTGCAGGGGCCGTTCTCGCTCCGGATGTTCCACCGCAGTTGGGGCCTGATGCTGATCCAGGCCAACCTCTCAGCCCCCTGCACCGTGCTCGATTTCCCCACCTGGGAACGGTTCGAGGAGGAGATCCGCGAGAACGATTACGACGTGATCGGGATCAGCAGCATCATCCTCAACCAGCGCAAGGTGCGGGTCATGTGCGAGATGATCCGCCGTCATCGCCCCAACGCGACGATCGTCGTCGGCGGGCACATCGCCAACGTCCCCGACCTGGCGGATCGGATCGACGCCGACCACATCGTCCGCGGCGACGGCGTGTCGTGGTTCCGACGGTTCCTGGACGACCAGGTCGACGAGCCGCTGCGGCATCCCCTGATCAACTCGGGCATCGGCACCCGCTGCATGGGGGTGACCGCCGAAGGGAAGCCGGGCGACGTGGCGGCCACCTTGATCCCCTCCGTGGGATGCCCGCTCGGCTGCAATTTCTGCTCGACGTCGGCCATGTTCGGCGGCAAGGGAAAATATGTCGACTTCTACAAGACGGGCGACGAGCTGTTCGATGTGATGCACCAGCTTTCCGACGCCATGAAGATCCGCTCGTTCTTCATCATGGACGAGAATTTCCTGCTCCACCGCCCCCGCGCCCTCCGCGTGCTGGAGCTGATGGAGAAGCATCGCAAGCCGTGGTCGCTCTACGTCTTCAGCTCGGCCAACGCGCTGAAGAAATACACGATGGACGAACTGGTGCGGATCGGCGTCTCATGGCTCTGGATGGGGCTCGAAGGAGAGGAAAGCTCATATAAGAAGCTCTCCCACATCGACCCCCTGGCGCTGGTCCGCGAGCTTCAAAGCCACGGGATCCGGATCCTGGGCTCCAGCATCATCGGCCTGGAGAACCACGCGCCGGAGGTCATGGACGACGTGATCGCGCACGCCGTGCGGTATCGGACGGACTTCCACCAGTTCATGCTCTACACGCCGATCCCCGGCACGCCGCTGTACGCGGAGCTGGCCGCCGCCGGCCGGATCCTCCCCGACGACGAGTGCAACCCAGCGGACGTCCACGGCCAGTCCGTGTTCAACTACCGCCATCCGTCGCTGCCGCCGGGGACCGAGGGCGACTGGATGATCCGCGCCTTCACGCGCGACTTCGAGGAGAACGGCCCGAGCGTGATCCGGATCGCCGAGACGCTCCTCGCCGGCTGGCGGCGCCACCACGCCCACCCCGACCCCCGCGTCCGCGACCGGGTCGCCTGGGAGTCTCAGGGCCTGCCGACCCAGTACACGGCGATGGTCGCCGCCGCCCGCCTTTATTTCCGCGACCGCCCCGCCCTGCGCGAGAAGACCACCCGCCTGCTCGCCGAACTCGTCCGCACGTTCGGCTGGAAGGCCCGCCTCGCCGCGACCCTCGGCGGCCGATACCTCCACTGGACCTCCCACCGCGAGGCCGACCGCCTCTCCCAGGGCTGGACCTACGAGCCCCCCACCTTCTACGAAGCCAACGAAGCCGCCGCCGCCCAACCCAGGCGGCGTCCCGCCGAACGATGCCAGAGCGTCGAATGCCGCGTGATCAGTCAGCAAGCCCCGAGAGCGGCGGGGACGACCCCGGCCGGCGACGCCTGA
- a CDS encoding Ig-like domain-containing protein — MRTKKRKEKSNFRKRDRRLRLSPRIGVLEERVMLDGSLDSTFGAGGLVTTALGATLSRAPLVIGGFSTHLSHGEVVVADAASSPLRVSRYDESGRLDTTFGNNGVVTTPVLDDSYARSVTVSGSSVIAAGIARSESSQSESEYSPVLVEYDVNGALDGGFGTRGVLVIDPKVLFATSSTMSVSVTAVATQSDGKILLAGYGSVPGGNGPATSFVTRYTAAGVLDTTFGDAGVLKGQIGGQSSTLTAMSISPLDDKVSLAIDAGLGYTVVRLTRDGKLDDSFGSGGVATVELKYPGGSGIAQSLAFDLQGELYAAGTITTGAVGIIKLTSAGTLDAKFGSGGILVGDFKQGGVFENAYPDIAVQADGRLLIASYGMYAGRADFVLARYNPTGSLDAAFGSGGLVHTDFSTPGSADYTRDDVATAVVLSPDGKEAVVAGLEGFYSSTPGPRLALARYVLDDPTIAVPPPSGTLRLDSSADSGSSSNDGITNKKILTFSGVHKTIPSAYLELVRDDSTVVDYESTSETLTDPGPIPEGSHRYSVRQLSAFFRTSASTSPVNVVVDRTPPAVPPAPVLDPSSDTGTPGDDTTTSTKPKLTGTADPNTTVTLFDDAGKSLASAQVGGSGHYSLQISSALSLGSHVVHIRAMDVAGNSSTASKALSLTIVKDTAPTPITPKITPTLIVSVHGQEQDLKALGALVMQGALGVFGGIIPGAALTYDAVNGISATGSGRQLDPWQDDIGTLAQVIFQANDANPSFIESLEVDWDTYGSEHDPAQEVARQINAIVADTQYDGSPWDILFVGYSRGGPFVHEILKGLDLVSNPRIDYTEAILLDPTASKVSGDVFPASMPPGLDREIVYDDGYAFPLTQLSFHLLGKEYDVVELTNDGNSGNRVAGAEYRYERDQIQKYIQEDHPDVWALIKKYYIESHVGSNALDSYRSHLGFPYWYMGRDPYDDPPLATQFKADLIEFLKAKDQGAALNGGTVTLLDHTKSSPASTAPNFKNASQEAVQELTKFANSLIDDAKRFAAQIAKEAEKLGKDIAAAAKKAGDALVADAKKLGGEALAEAKKQAAALARTAQAEINKLEADAKKTADALYKEGKLFDKSAAKEVDKASKQLASVQKQSAKVVAKAQKDADKAVAAVKKAVGDKLKKAQEAAKAAAAKVAAATAKAEADARAAAAKLAVAANNARIAAEQEAAKIAAAASSARDRVSSGISNVRKKFHF, encoded by the coding sequence ATGAGAACAAAGAAGCGCAAGGAGAAATCGAATTTCCGCAAGCGTGATCGACGGCTTCGGCTTTCGCCCCGGATCGGCGTGCTCGAAGAAAGGGTGATGCTCGACGGTTCGCTGGATTCCACGTTCGGAGCCGGCGGCCTCGTGACGACGGCCTTGGGAGCAACTCTTTCAAGGGCCCCGCTCGTGATCGGTGGATTCTCCACCCATCTTTCGCATGGCGAGGTCGTGGTCGCCGACGCAGCCTCCTCGCCTCTGCGTGTTAGCCGCTACGACGAGAGTGGTCGACTCGACACGACCTTCGGCAATAACGGCGTCGTGACCACGCCGGTTCTCGACGATAGCTATGCCCGCTCCGTTACGGTCTCGGGGAGCTCGGTCATCGCCGCCGGAATCGCCCGGTCCGAAAGCTCCCAATCCGAGTCCGAGTACTCGCCGGTGCTCGTGGAATACGACGTGAACGGCGCGCTTGACGGCGGATTCGGTACTCGCGGCGTGCTGGTGATCGATCCGAAGGTCTTGTTCGCGACGTCCTCGACCATGTCCGTGTCCGTCACGGCGGTCGCCACGCAGTCGGACGGCAAGATTCTGCTGGCGGGCTACGGATCTGTCCCGGGGGGAAATGGTCCCGCAACCTCCTTCGTGACGCGATACACCGCCGCCGGCGTGCTTGATACGACGTTCGGCGACGCCGGCGTTTTGAAGGGCCAAATCGGCGGCCAGTCGTCGACTTTGACCGCGATGAGCATCTCGCCGCTCGATGACAAGGTGTCGCTGGCGATTGACGCCGGCCTCGGCTATACGGTGGTCCGCCTCACGCGAGACGGCAAACTCGATGACTCGTTCGGCTCCGGCGGTGTGGCGACCGTGGAATTGAAATACCCCGGCGGGTCGGGTATCGCTCAGTCGCTCGCGTTCGACTTGCAGGGCGAACTCTACGCCGCGGGAACGATTACCACGGGTGCGGTCGGAATCATCAAGCTAACGTCCGCCGGGACTCTCGACGCCAAGTTTGGAAGCGGCGGCATCCTCGTCGGCGACTTCAAGCAGGGGGGGGTGTTTGAGAACGCTTATCCCGACATCGCCGTTCAGGCCGACGGGAGGCTGCTGATCGCCAGCTATGGCATGTACGCGGGACGGGCCGATTTCGTGCTGGCCCGTTATAACCCGACCGGGTCGCTCGACGCCGCCTTCGGCTCGGGCGGCCTGGTCCACACCGATTTCTCGACGCCGGGGTCGGCTGATTATACACGGGACGACGTGGCCACCGCCGTCGTCTTGTCGCCCGACGGCAAGGAGGCCGTCGTCGCTGGACTCGAAGGGTTCTATTCCTCCACTCCGGGGCCGCGTCTCGCCCTCGCCCGCTATGTGCTCGACGACCCGACGATCGCCGTTCCACCGCCTTCGGGGACGCTGCGACTCGATTCCTCCGCCGACTCGGGAAGCTCGTCCAACGACGGCATTACGAACAAAAAAATCCTCACATTCTCCGGCGTCCACAAGACCATCCCCTCGGCCTATCTCGAACTCGTCCGCGACGACTCGACCGTCGTCGACTACGAGTCGACCAGCGAGACGTTGACGGATCCCGGACCGATTCCCGAGGGGTCCCACCGGTATTCAGTGCGTCAGTTGAGCGCCTTCTTTCGAACGAGCGCCTCGACCTCGCCCGTGAACGTCGTGGTCGACAGGACCCCGCCGGCCGTCCCGCCGGCCCCGGTTCTCGACCCGTCGAGCGACACCGGAACGCCGGGCGACGATACAACGACGAGCACCAAACCGAAGCTAACCGGCACGGCCGATCCGAATACGACGGTCACGCTCTTCGACGACGCTGGGAAGTCTCTTGCTTCAGCTCAGGTCGGCGGTTCCGGACATTATTCTTTGCAAATCTCCTCCGCCCTGAGTTTAGGGTCTCACGTCGTCCACATTCGAGCGATGGACGTCGCCGGGAACTCGAGCACCGCCAGCAAGGCGCTGTCGTTGACGATCGTCAAGGACACGGCTCCAACTCCCATCACTCCAAAGATCACGCCGACCCTGATCGTCTCGGTCCACGGCCAGGAACAGGACCTCAAGGCGTTGGGCGCTCTTGTGATGCAGGGCGCGCTGGGCGTGTTCGGCGGAATCATCCCCGGCGCGGCCCTCACCTACGATGCCGTCAATGGCATTTCGGCCACCGGAAGCGGTCGCCAACTGGACCCCTGGCAAGATGACATCGGGACGCTTGCGCAAGTCATCTTCCAGGCGAACGACGCCAATCCGTCGTTTATCGAGTCGCTCGAGGTCGACTGGGACACCTACGGGAGCGAGCACGACCCCGCGCAGGAAGTGGCCAGGCAGATCAACGCCATCGTCGCCGACACGCAATATGACGGCTCGCCCTGGGATATCCTGTTCGTCGGCTACAGCCGGGGCGGTCCGTTCGTCCATGAGATCCTCAAGGGGCTCGACCTCGTATCAAACCCCAGGATCGACTACACCGAGGCGATCCTCCTCGACCCGACCGCGTCCAAGGTCTCGGGAGACGTGTTTCCCGCTTCCATGCCTCCCGGCCTCGATCGCGAGATCGTGTACGACGACGGCTACGCCTTCCCTCTCACCCAGTTGTCCTTTCATCTCCTGGGCAAGGAATACGACGTCGTCGAACTGACGAACGACGGGAACTCGGGGAATCGCGTCGCCGGGGCGGAGTACCGTTACGAACGGGATCAGATCCAGAAATACATCCAAGAAGACCACCCTGACGTCTGGGCTCTGATCAAAAAGTACTATATAGAGTCGCATGTTGGAAGCAATGCCCTTGATTCTTATAGATCCCACCTCGGCTTCCCTTACTGGTACATGGGTCGTGATCCATACGATGATCCACCGCTGGCGACTCAGTTCAAAGCCGATCTCATCGAATTCCTCAAGGCCAAGGACCAGGGCGCGGCCTTGAACGGCGGAACGGTGACGCTGCTTGACCACACGAAGAGTAGCCCCGCCTCGACCGCGCCGAACTTCAAGAATGCCAGCCAGGAGGCCGTCCAGGAGCTCACCAAGTTCGCGAACTCGCTCATCGACGACGCCAAGCGATTCGCCGCGCAGATCGCCAAGGAAGCCGAGAAGCTCGGCAAGGACATCGCGGCCGCCGCCAAGAAGGCCGGGGACGCGCTCGTCGCCGACGCGAAAAAGCTGGGGGGCGAGGCTCTGGCGGAGGCCAAGAAGCAGGCCGCGGCTCTGGCGAGAACGGCCCAGGCGGAAATCAACAAACTGGAGGCCGACGCCAAGAAGACCGCCGACGCCCTCTACAAGGAGGGCAAGCTTTTTGACAAGTCGGCGGCCAAGGAAGTCGACAAGGCATCCAAGCAACTCGCGAGTGTACAAAAGCAATCCGCGAAGGTGGTCGCCAAGGCGCAGAAGGACGCCGACAAGGCCGTGGCGGCCGTCAAGAAGGCCGTCGGCGACAAGCTGAAGAAGGCCCAGGAAGCGGCTAAAGCCGCGGCCGCCAAGGTTGCGGCCGCGACCGCGAAAGCCGAAGCCGACGCTCGCGCAGCCGCCGCGAAACTCGCGGTCGCCGCGAACAACGCCCGGATCGCGGCCGAGCAGGAAGCGGCGAAGATCGCCGCGGCCGCGTCGAGTGCGAGAGACAGGGTGTCAAGCGGCATCAGCAACGTCCGCAAGAAGTTCCACTTCTAA
- a CDS encoding serine/threonine-protein kinase, whose amino-acid sequence MRRRNAALADEVSSLLRHHDQVEEVALLAGAASVPDLLSTEAEKDASDLWWPPPPPTETDEEHDDLSPGARVGRYVVESVVNRGGMGVVYRAHRVDDYRQLTAVKLMGRSLTPTAIRRFQLERQILALMKHPNIVRLLDGGEVDGGRPFLVMDFIEGVSLARYAQETQPSPRECAALMAPIVAAVAYAHESGVVHRDLKPSNILMTRDRVPVPMVTDFGLAQLVDEEAAVSLTNAGGMAGTPGYMAPEQILGNAARRNPAIDVYGLGAVLYFLLTGRPPYRAASPFETCKLALEQDPEPIARIRSGVPRDLATIVETAMARDPSRRYASALAMGEDLRRFLAGEPITARPVSRLERVGRRMLKHRRLVVAAGIAGLAVVIGGFVGLSRWNRDLSRKNDGLIRLAAVYADTVERLARIGGLTDPKFYDDFARFAQAIEEIRQSGGDEASLVDVQYRAALAQFHLARFHQNQHQWAQAVACYESSADLLRSLVHDHPKRSDIRYDLFRTLFCLADVVYVEDAARSVALHRESLDVIAALSRDQPANLDYEEAVASQGVNLGRVEMRRQNPEGEGRLRRAAEIAEDLCRRPGAKPSYRRTAARAWGQLARWRHDAGTLDESVALRAVEAGAAVVRDLPDEPQYQHEQAMWLQQLALIRAEREAVAEAETRLDEAAAMQELALGLRPRNGDYLQAMVALLLLRAEARLALGRIPEALADFAAAQTRFEEAAGDRTDAGVVVDRLRLKARSGPIEPSEAERMIATIPAGPLSIDARILLVRAREAQGRHDEALALATTEAPPEDRESFALQLLAATAEARLGRLEAARARLESLGPASHKDNECLFLARLRRDAAEACACRVTAD is encoded by the coding sequence ACGAGGTCTCGTCGCTCCTGCGTCATCACGATCAGGTGGAGGAGGTCGCACTCCTCGCCGGGGCGGCGTCGGTTCCCGATCTCCTCTCGACCGAGGCTGAGAAGGACGCGAGCGATCTCTGGTGGCCCCCACCGCCGCCGACCGAGACGGATGAGGAGCACGACGACCTCTCCCCCGGCGCCCGGGTCGGACGCTACGTGGTGGAAAGCGTCGTGAATCGGGGCGGGATGGGGGTCGTCTATCGAGCGCATCGGGTCGACGACTACCGGCAGCTCACGGCCGTCAAGCTCATGGGCCGGAGCCTGACGCCGACGGCCATCCGCCGGTTCCAACTAGAGCGGCAGATCCTCGCCCTGATGAAGCACCCCAACATCGTCCGGCTGCTCGACGGCGGCGAGGTCGACGGCGGGCGGCCGTTCCTGGTGATGGATTTCATCGAGGGGGTCTCGCTGGCCCGATACGCCCAGGAAACCCAGCCGTCGCCCCGTGAGTGCGCTGCGCTGATGGCGCCGATCGTCGCCGCGGTGGCGTACGCTCACGAATCCGGCGTGGTGCATCGCGACCTGAAGCCCTCGAACATCCTGATGACGCGCGACCGCGTCCCGGTCCCGATGGTCACCGACTTCGGCCTGGCGCAACTGGTCGACGAGGAGGCGGCGGTCTCGCTGACCAACGCCGGGGGTATGGCGGGGACGCCCGGCTACATGGCGCCGGAGCAGATCCTGGGGAACGCGGCCCGGCGGAATCCGGCGATCGACGTCTACGGCCTGGGGGCCGTCCTCTACTTCCTGCTGACCGGCCGACCGCCGTACCGCGCCGCCTCCCCGTTCGAGACGTGCAAGCTCGCCCTGGAGCAAGATCCGGAGCCGATCGCGCGGATCCGTTCCGGCGTCCCGCGCGACCTGGCGACGATCGTCGAGACGGCGATGGCCCGCGATCCCTCGCGACGGTACGCCTCGGCCCTCGCCATGGGCGAGGACCTGCGCCGCTTCCTCGCCGGCGAGCCGATCACGGCCCGACCGGTCTCGCGGCTGGAGCGCGTCGGCCGGCGGATGCTGAAGCATCGCCGGCTCGTCGTCGCGGCGGGGATCGCCGGCCTGGCCGTGGTGATCGGCGGGTTCGTCGGCCTCTCGCGCTGGAACCGCGACCTGAGCCGTAAGAACGACGGCCTGATCCGGCTGGCGGCCGTCTACGCCGACACCGTGGAGCGGCTGGCCCGCATCGGCGGCCTCACCGACCCGAAGTTCTACGACGATTTCGCCCGCTTCGCCCAGGCGATCGAGGAGATCCGACAGTCGGGAGGCGACGAGGCTTCGCTCGTCGACGTGCAGTACCGCGCGGCGCTGGCGCAGTTCCATCTCGCCCGCTTTCACCAGAACCAGCACCAGTGGGCGCAGGCCGTCGCCTGCTACGAATCGTCGGCCGACCTCCTCCGCAGTCTGGTCCACGACCACCCGAAACGGAGCGACATCCGCTACGACCTCTTCCGCACCCTCTTCTGCCTCGCCGACGTCGTCTACGTCGAGGACGCCGCCCGATCCGTCGCCCTGCACCGCGAGTCGCTCGATGTGATCGCCGCGCTGTCGCGCGACCAGCCGGCGAACCTGGATTACGAGGAGGCCGTCGCCTCCCAGGGCGTCAACCTGGGACGCGTTGAGATGAGGCGACAGAACCCGGAGGGCGAAGGCCGCCTCCGGCGCGCCGCGGAGATCGCCGAGGATCTCTGCCGACGGCCCGGCGCGAAGCCGAGCTACCGCCGGACCGCCGCCCGAGCTTGGGGACAACTGGCCCGATGGCGGCACGACGCCGGGACGCTCGACGAGTCCGTCGCCCTCCGTGCGGTCGAGGCGGGCGCCGCGGTGGTCCGCGACCTGCCCGACGAGCCCCAGTACCAGCACGAGCAGGCCATGTGGCTCCAACAGCTAGCCCTCATCCGGGCGGAGCGGGAGGCCGTCGCGGAAGCTGAGACGCGGCTGGACGAAGCCGCGGCGATGCAGGAACTGGCGCTCGGCCTGCGGCCTCGCAACGGCGATTATCTCCAAGCCATGGTCGCCCTCCTCCTCCTCCGGGCTGAGGCGCGACTGGCGCTGGGGCGCATCCCCGAGGCCCTGGCCGACTTCGCCGCGGCACAAACCCGCTTCGAGGAAGCGGCCGGCGATCGGACCGACGCCGGCGTGGTCGTCGACCGCCTCCGCCTTAAGGCTCGTTCGGGGCCCATCGAACCCTCCGAGGCCGAGCGGATGATCGCGACGATCCCGGCCGGCCCCCTCTCGATCGACGCGCGGATCCTCCTGGTCCGCGCACGGGAGGCGCAGGGGCGGCACGACGAGGCCCTCGCCCTGGCGACGACCGAGGCCCCGCCGGAAGATCGCGAGTCGTTCGCCCTCCAACTCCTGGCCGCCACGGCCGAGGCCCGGCTGGGCCGCCTCGAAGCCGCCCGCGCCCGATTGGAATCCCTTGGCCCTGCTTCCCATAAGGATAACGAATGCCTGTTTCTGGCCCGGCTTCGCCGCGACGCGGCCGAGGCCTGCGCCTGCCGCGTCACCGCCGACTGA